A window of Cohnella herbarum contains these coding sequences:
- a CDS encoding GerAB/ArcD/ProY family transporter, whose amino-acid sequence MTKRMVFILFMQVHLAAGMSIYSVRIIESTSKGHWEPILLGCLLEFFLVWMYMKGMAVSKGRQMVDVLASALGKWGALLLLLPVIIYLACRLISLVRYQIIEINIILLPKTPLWATTLIYVAMPLYAASKGMSAIIRLSVAVCFLFVPFVFFSLIISFRNFDYFNAFPIWDSTAAFVTKPSFYVSMYANSGFLFLGMLTLDKPITMRSLWPILILVTFFYLAVVYVPLFVFGQECLSILEHPPVIASDTIDVEWVVFDWLPTFYIVASSAVSFLEATVTVWMIMLIVRKLIVPFPPKWILVFIGIVAFCFNLMIRNVTSLNRLDTVNVVFCLYSIVIVPLVIFLTSLRRRGRPA is encoded by the coding sequence ATGACTAAGCGGATGGTCTTCATTCTATTCATGCAGGTTCATCTGGCGGCGGGTATGTCTATCTATTCAGTCCGTATCATCGAGTCGACGTCGAAGGGGCATTGGGAACCCATTCTTCTTGGGTGTCTGCTGGAATTCTTCTTGGTGTGGATGTATATGAAAGGAATGGCCGTGTCCAAGGGGAGACAGATGGTAGATGTTCTAGCAAGCGCGCTCGGGAAATGGGGGGCGCTACTGTTGCTTCTGCCCGTTATTATCTATCTCGCTTGTCGCTTGATCTCTCTAGTACGTTACCAAATCATCGAGATCAACATTATTCTGCTTCCCAAAACGCCCTTATGGGCAACGACACTCATATATGTGGCTATGCCCCTCTACGCGGCGAGCAAGGGAATGTCCGCGATCATACGATTGAGCGTTGCCGTCTGTTTCTTGTTCGTTCCGTTCGTCTTCTTCTCCTTAATCATCAGCTTTCGGAACTTCGATTACTTTAACGCGTTTCCGATATGGGATTCCACTGCTGCTTTCGTTACTAAACCTTCTTTCTACGTGAGTATGTATGCCAATAGCGGATTTCTATTCCTTGGTATGCTGACCCTGGATAAACCGATAACGATGAGGAGCCTGTGGCCGATCTTGATCCTTGTCACCTTCTTTTATCTTGCCGTCGTCTACGTTCCACTTTTCGTGTTCGGACAGGAATGCCTATCGATATTGGAGCATCCTCCCGTTATCGCTTCGGATACGATCGACGTGGAGTGGGTCGTATTCGACTGGTTGCCCACGTTCTATATCGTCGCCTCCAGCGCGGTCAGCTTTCTGGAAGCCACAGTTACCGTATGGATGATCATGCTTATTGTACGTAAACTGATTGTGCCGTTCCCACCCAAATGGATCTTGGTCTTCATCGGAATAGTGGCTTTCTGCTTTAATTTGATGATTCGAAACGTAACATCCCTGAATCGCTTAGATACGGTGAACGTGGTTTTTTGTTTGTACAGCATCGTGATCGTCCCGTTAGTGATTTTTCTGACAAGTTTGCGCCGAAGGGGGCGTCCTGCTTGA
- a CDS encoding spore germination protein has protein sequence MKHSIRTDWEQGLLDRMGAMADFKAATFPLRGQMTTLYYLSSLVNLPETLSTIERLIETSTSVPPSHEMLLNSLLAGKVIVRRTDDEAPIVILPVGLDINRQIVPAQTEQPLQSSFDSFTEDVNTNIGLIRKRMGRADLIVESFVTGTSRLREIVLVYVGGEANPNVVKFMKSKLSKNLRNDIHNVSDLLKTLEQPKISLVPTYLTTELPEESVQNMHAGKVIVFIDQFPHALAFPAIIRDLWALKSDLNNPSLFRMFYRALRIAGILFSIVTPSFYIILNAVNPELLRIQLALSVAKSREGVPYPSIVEVVLMLILIEMVIEATIRLPKSIGPTITMIGGIILGQAIVQAQLVSNLLIIILATSTIANFTVAGFLNTVGIRLFKYGALLLSTLFGVFGLEISILWFCVYLAGLNTIAVPYLSLNLKGQASYD, from the coding sequence ATGAAGCATTCGATAAGGACGGATTGGGAGCAGGGACTTCTCGATCGGATGGGAGCCATGGCCGACTTTAAGGCAGCAACATTTCCGTTGCGGGGACAAATGACGACCCTATATTACTTGTCATCACTCGTAAACCTGCCGGAGACGCTCTCGACCATTGAACGATTGATTGAAACGTCGACGTCAGTCCCTCCATCGCATGAAATGTTGCTCAACTCCTTGTTAGCGGGGAAGGTGATCGTCCGCCGGACGGACGACGAAGCTCCTATCGTAATCTTGCCGGTAGGATTGGATATCAATCGGCAGATCGTGCCGGCTCAGACGGAGCAGCCGCTCCAATCGTCGTTCGACTCCTTCACGGAAGACGTAAATACGAATATTGGCCTTATTCGTAAGAGGATGGGAAGAGCGGACTTGATAGTCGAATCCTTCGTGACTGGGACCAGCCGACTCAGAGAGATCGTTCTGGTCTACGTAGGCGGGGAAGCCAATCCGAATGTCGTCAAATTCATGAAATCGAAGCTTTCCAAGAACCTGCGCAACGATATCCATAACGTCTCGGATTTACTGAAGACGCTTGAGCAGCCTAAGATATCGCTTGTTCCCACGTATTTAACGACGGAACTTCCCGAGGAATCGGTTCAAAATATGCATGCTGGAAAGGTGATCGTCTTCATCGATCAATTCCCCCATGCGTTGGCATTTCCCGCTATTATCCGAGATTTATGGGCGCTCAAATCCGATCTGAACAATCCGAGCTTGTTCCGGATGTTCTATCGGGCGCTCCGCATCGCCGGCATTCTCTTCTCCATCGTCACGCCTAGTTTCTACATTATACTGAACGCGGTTAACCCCGAACTTCTTCGCATCCAGTTGGCTCTCTCCGTTGCCAAGAGCAGGGAAGGCGTCCCCTATCCGTCCATTGTGGAAGTGGTACTTATGCTGATTCTGATTGAGATGGTAATCGAAGCGACGATCCGGCTTCCGAAGAGCATCGGCCCAACGATCACAATGATCGGGGGCATTATTCTCGGACAAGCGATTGTTCAAGCTCAATTGGTCAGCAATCTGCTTATTATTATTCTGGCGACTTCGACGATCGCGAATTTTACCGTGGCCGGCTTTTTGAATACGGTCGGAATCCGACTTTTCAAATACGGAGCTTTGCTACTTAGCACGTTGTTCGGCGTCTTTGGCTTGGAAATCTCTATACTCTGGTTCTGCGTTTATTTGGCGGGACTCAACACTATCGCCGTTCCATATTTGAGTCTCAATTTGAAAGGACAAGCCTCTTATGACTAA
- a CDS encoding Ger(x)C family spore germination protein, translated as MKIALFRLPLLLMIIIALSGCWDIKDINKRFLPVVMGISAGQEGKYKIIFQVPNVKGGTQFLEGESKSISKAVDLIRTKSEKEIDLLHVRLFLISQDLAQKSLEDIVDFAMRANDISIKSMVAIVSGDFEKTLFHQIQPTPEVSSYDYFSEEAGWTPNVTINRLWEAFRSAHSYTEDFAVPILEAGRRTLFEFKGSAVISQDRMVGVLSREETLINNIFQEKYSGGTIELTKDASVLIKKVNIRNKARWPSSGPILKSSIQMDVVITENHKEKSNEEVAKDLESLLQARATAISVKLRGLKADILGCGQNFRPRMSSQQLKDWKQIWYPKMRHEIVIRVNIRDNLDFKENLKYTK; from the coding sequence TTGAAAATCGCCTTATTTCGGTTGCCTCTCTTGCTTATGATAATTATCGCTCTTAGCGGCTGTTGGGACATCAAAGATATTAATAAGCGGTTTTTACCGGTTGTCATGGGAATTAGTGCCGGGCAAGAAGGCAAATACAAGATCATCTTCCAGGTTCCCAATGTCAAAGGAGGAACGCAATTTCTAGAAGGGGAATCTAAGTCGATCAGCAAAGCTGTCGACCTGATCCGAACGAAGTCGGAGAAGGAGATTGACCTGCTACACGTAAGGCTATTCTTGATCAGCCAAGATTTGGCCCAGAAGAGCTTGGAAGATATCGTCGACTTCGCGATGCGGGCCAATGATATCTCCATAAAGAGCATGGTGGCCATCGTATCGGGCGATTTCGAGAAGACGCTCTTTCATCAGATCCAACCGACTCCCGAGGTTTCTTCATACGATTACTTCAGCGAAGAAGCCGGTTGGACGCCAAACGTTACCATCAATAGGTTATGGGAAGCGTTCCGCAGCGCCCACTCCTATACGGAAGACTTTGCCGTTCCCATCCTGGAAGCGGGCAGGAGGACTCTGTTCGAATTCAAAGGTTCCGCGGTTATTAGCCAAGACCGAATGGTCGGAGTTCTAAGCCGGGAGGAAACGCTTATAAACAATATTTTTCAGGAAAAGTACAGCGGAGGAACGATTGAGTTGACCAAGGACGCGAGCGTTCTGATCAAGAAAGTGAACATTCGCAATAAAGCGAGGTGGCCGTCTTCCGGTCCGATTCTGAAGAGTAGCATCCAAATGGATGTCGTCATTACCGAGAATCACAAAGAAAAGTCGAACGAGGAAGTTGCCAAGGATCTCGAAAGCTTGCTCCAAGCCCGAGCAACCGCCATCTCGGTCAAGCTTCGCGGTTTGAAGGCGGACATTCTCGGCTGCGGCCAGAACTTCCGACCCCGAATGTCCAGTCAGCAGTTGAAAGATTGGAAGCAGATCTGGTATCCGAAGATGCGGCACGAGATCGTCATCCGGGTTAACATTCGCGATAATCTGGATTTCAAAGAAAACTTGAAGTATACGAAGTAG